The genomic stretch acctctgTGTACGCCATGGGGGATGTCCCTGTTGTGAAGACGACTCTCCCATTCCACTTCCtgtcctccttctttccaCTAAACAGATCAGagtccttctcctttccGTACACTTCCACCTTCCTTTTTTGTGTCGCTGTGGCCGAAAAGACAAGTGCAAGGGCAATCTCATCGGCAGTTTTGACGGGAAGCTTCTCCAGCTGAACACCTGGTGTCAAAGGAGGTAACGGTGTCGTTGGTGGCATCGCATCTGAAGTAAACGGAAACGTAGGGCCAACAGCAACCCCATTGATAGTTACCCCGTCTTGAATAGCAACCGTCCTCAGCGAGCGTATCATTCCTAGGATCTTCACCTCTTCTCTTCAGCGTTATTTCATTTCCTCGGGAAGGCAAACTCACAGCAGAACCCGCACACCCATCCATCACGCCCTCTCCAGGCATCCCCACAGGAGGCAGCACATGACAAGACATGTAacccccagcaccacccggTACACAAATGACCAcactcccccctttccccttctcatcccccAGCCTCCCAACACCCGACCGCGCCATAACCGCCCAACAAACTTTCACAAAGTCCCCCACAgtcctcacctccctcgcccagtCCATCCCCACCCCGTTTTCGCCTTCCcgatcatcatcaccttcacccccaacctcgaaGAGAATCCTCTCTGGCCCTGGTACATAAAACGCGTAGTCAACTTCTCCGCATCCTTTTACCGCAGCTTTTAGCTCCTTCCAATTCCTGACGTCAACTCTCAGAAAAGCCAGGCAAGAAGGTATGCCTGGATCTGGTGTGAGTAAAGAGTCGTTGTGTTCTGggtcgaggatgatgactTTTGAGCAGCCTTTTTCGGCCAGCAAGAGAGCAGTGGAGAGGGTTATTTCGGAGGAGCCGCCTGTTATGAGGGCTGTTCTTCCCgcgaggggggggatgagggagggggttatgGGAAGGGTGGTCATGCTGAGGTTTTGTCGAGTAGTTCAACATGACTgatgaaaaagaagagaggtcCCAGGCAGTCGGTATGGAATAATCAAACGTGTTAAATACTTCGGCAATGATGCTGAGCCGTCGGAGTCGGGAGACGTTGGTGGCTGGAGCGTCAGTGACCTTCCGATGTGTGCGGGAAGACAACCCGGGTTTGTGGTTCCGAATCATCTTCAAGACTCCCAAAGATGTCAGACTGCAAGACGTTCACCATTCCCGGCTTATTTGAGATATGGGGATACGAAGTCAGGGGTCAGGGGTGGTAAAGGTCCCTCATAAAGCCTGCGGTGGAACTAGCATCCATCATCCAATCGGAACCATCCTCATCGGGTATGGTGTAGCGGTAACATCGTTGACTCTCACTTCTCAGAAGTGTCTGttctctcaacagccccgggTTCGACTCCCGGTATCCGAGTCCCAACATTATTTTTTCCCACTCAGAATTCGACTTCAACCCACTTCTTGAACCCAATGTCGAACCAGGGCACATGTCCCAAGGTTGTGTAGTGTAGTGGTTATCACTCTGGATTTTGACTTGAGCCTTCGGTCACTGCCTTCCAGTAACCCCGGTTCGAACCCGGGCACGACCTCAATTCTTTGCACTACCATCTGGAAGATGGTAGTTGTAGTTTTTGGACTCTAGCTTCTTGGCTAGAAGCTTCAGcgcttttctttctttttcactTTACTTTTGCCCCGGCGTTCATTCATCTTGCAGATTCCTGAAGCGGGACAGTTGGGACAGTTGGGCACCAATTCACCTCGCGATGGACTCACTCGCCGAAGAGATAGGCAAGCCGCCATACCGGATCACAGCCTTGACTAGTGTTCACCAACATGGGCTTGATCTTCTGCAGCAGATTCAGTCCGGTGCCGCAGTTGACATCCCCACGGCTACCCGAACAATCGACAAGCTCGAGGCGTTGGCTTCCACATGTTTCAACGCGTACGACAATGAATTCATTCTCTTTGTAACCGGCTCAGGCGCGAGTCTTGGTAGTCTTATGACAACCATTTGGGAGCTGAAGCGCGCCGTGTTTTCTCAGCGGACGACGTCTCGGTCAGAAGTTTTCAATGTGTGTCTGTTTTGCGCTTGGGCTTTGAGGCGGGTTGGGAATGGAATTGTTGGTATGTGAGAGTGAGTGCCTTGACTCCTAAGTTGACTGTTCTCTGACAAGAATCTAGGAAAGTATTCTTGGAGTTCGTGGCAGGGGTCGCAATGGATTGCTAACAGTTACCTCTGTGCCATTGACAACTGGCCTGACTTTCCCGCCTTGAAGCGTCGGCTCGGGGGGTGGCTGTGATTTGTGTCATTATCTGAAGGACGGGATAGAGAAAAAGGCGGTGGATTTGAATCCACTTCGTCCTAGATCGGAAAACACTAAAGTTGGGGTCAGGATTGAGTTCCGTTATGTGCCCCGAAAGGCAACCGGGAACGACGTTCGACCAGAGCTGACACATGCTCTTGAATATGGCTCGGTGTTTCTGTCAACTACCTCCCCATGGTATTCGACGCCTGTGTGGCAGTTTATGGTTGAATCTGGGAATAGTAAGTCAAGCATCACGTCTACCAGATTTATCTCTTCGTCTAACTGCCTCTTCTGTTCAAGAGCAAGTCGCAGACGAGTTACAAATCTTCTCCCCACCACAGCAGGAGCCATGGTCAGCCCCCAATATCAGCTTCACCCAATCCATCCTCAACGCAGCACGACCAGCAACCACGAAATTCAAACCaacccgcctcctctccctccccacatcCCCCAGCTCGGCCATcaaactcaccaccaccacccagctcccccatcccattcAATACGCAGCCCTAAGCTACTGTTGGGGTCCCTCTTTAGACGCGATCCAGCAAACAACcctcacaacctcctccctcccctcccgtaTGACCAGCATTCCCCTTTCCGACCTCTCCCCTGTCATGCTTGACGCAGTAAAGGTCTGCCGCTCCCTTGGCATCCCTTACCTCTGGATCGACGCTTTATCTATCATCCAGAACAGCAAGACAGACTGGGAGTTTGAGTCACAACAAATGGCGTGGATCTATGAACATTCTTACCTTACCATCTGCACCGCGTGTTCGTCATTCTGTCTGGAGGGGTTCCTGTCCAAGCGAGCTGTTTACCCTGAATATAGGTACACATCCCCTGCCAAGGGCATAGTTAACGGGGTGTTTACACTCCGATCAGTGCCCAGCAACAGCGATGGGACGCTGGCAGCAAAGgcatcctccccaccgctAGAGCAGGATCTATCCGTCACGAGCTGGAGCGAAAGGGGGTGGGTATTTCAGGAAGGGGCCATGTCCACCAGCAAATTATTCTTCGGCAAGTCGATGCTTCACGTCCAAACCAACTCTCTTGTCCTCTCCGAAAACGGCCACCAATCTGAAGTAaaagccaacaacaaccacgacgaCCGCAACACAtcacccaacaccacccccctttccctcctccccctccccctccttcacggCGACAAGACCAACAACCGCTACGACCTCTGGCTATCCGTCGTCGTGAAATTCGTGCACTCGAAATGGACAATAGAAGAGGACCTCCTCCCCGGTTTGTCCGGTCCGGCCTCCAGATTCAACGACATCCTGCCCCCCAACGACGCCTACCTCGCGGGACACTGGCGGTCCGACCTCCACGCCAGCCTCCTCTGGGTCGCCGGCCGCTGTggtcacca from Podospora pseudopauciseta strain CBS 411.78 chromosome 3, whole genome shotgun sequence encodes the following:
- a CDS encoding hypothetical protein (COG:Q; EggNog:ENOG503Q40K), whose protein sequence is MTTLPITPSLIPPLAGRTALITGGSSEITLSTALLLAEKGCSKVIILDPEHNDSLLTPDPGIPSCLAFLRVDVRNWKELKAAVKGCGEVDYAFYVPGPERILFEVGGEGDDDREGENGVGMDWAREVRTVGDFVKVCWAVMARSGVGRLGDEKGKGGSVVICVPGGAGGYMSCHVLPPVGMPGEGVMDGCAGSAILGMIRSLRTVAIQDGVTINGVAVGPTFPFTSDAMPPTTPLPPLTPGVQLEKLPVKTADEIALALVFSATATQKRKVEVYGKEKDSDLFSGKKEDRKWNGRVVFTTGTSPMAYTEVEEGLADLRGWWLGKENVRMVRMQQAVGDFRPFEVDHKREP
- a CDS encoding hypothetical protein (EggNog:ENOG503PAXW; COG:S) gives rise to the protein MDSLAEEIGKPPYRITALTSVHQHGLDLLQQIQSGAAVDIPTATRTIDKLEALASTCFNAYDNEFILFVTGSGASLGSLMTTIWELKRAVFSQRTTSRSEVFNVCLFCAWALRRVGNGIVGKYSWSSWQGSQWIANSYLCAIDNWPDFPALKQKKAVDLNPLRPRSENTKVGVRIEFRYVPRKATGNDVRPELTHALEYGSVFLSTTSPWYSTPVWQFMVESGNKQVADELQIFSPPQQEPWSAPNISFTQSILNAARPATTKFKPTRLLSLPTSPSSAIKLTTTTQLPHPIQYAALSYCWGPSLDAIQQTTLTTSSLPSRMTSIPLSDLSPVMLDAVKVCRSLGIPYLWIDALSIIQNSKTDWEFESQQMAWIYEHSYLTICTACSSFCLEGFLSKRAVYPEYRYTSPAKGIVNGVFTLRSVPSNSDGTLAAKASSPPLEQDLSVTSWSERGWVFQEGAMSTSKLFFGKSMLHVQTNSLVLSENGHQSEVKANNNHDDRNTSPNTTPLSLLPLPLLHGDKTNNRYDLWLSVVVKFVHSKWTIEEDLLPGLSGPASRFNDILPPNDAYLAGHWRSDLHASLLWVAGRCGHHPRPNTLPSLLQSLQKGNPLRCPSWSRPGRRDDIFRFVHSLPDRRKCRVRTHLRPEFSLVKSNVQAEGGEVNPFGRLTPEFTTESAEWRCANAERGYLIMVSHDWDDDAAGGSNPAVTTEEELSKIKLLLLSSCCSLSELPAGSIKPGAEATTKILFPTEHSETFLDDPDFQSGGVGGLARRHYRVGIFYSRAQHGGSEVSNKAETCEVELM